The genome window CTCGACAACGCGGTGAAGTACGGACCGGACGGGCAGACGGTGCGGGTCAAGGTGCAGGCGATGGCTGGTGGTGGTGCGCGACTCGTGGTGGCCGATCAGGGGCCGGGGGTGTCGCGGCAGGAGCAGGACCGGATCTGGCAACCCTTCCAGCGCGGGGGCGAGGCCGTGACGCGCGCGGCTGGTGGCAGCGGCATCGGCCTCACCGTGGTGCGCGAGATTGCCGAACGCCACGGCGGTACCGCACGGGTGGCAGAGAATACCGGTGGCGGGGCGACCTTCATCGTGACATTCCCCGGTGGGCACGCCTGATGTCGCGGATCCTGGTGGTCGAAGACCAGCGCGAACTGGCCGAGCTGCTGGCGCAGAATCTCGGCATGGAAGGCTTCGATGTTCGCACGGTGGCCGATGGCCGCGAGGTGGTGCCGCTGGTCCGCGCGTGGCGGCCCCACCTTGTGATTCTCGATCTGATGCTTCCCGGCATCGATGGTTTCGAGGTCCTGCGCGCCCTGCGGGGTATTCATCGTCACCTGCCCGTGATCATCCTGTCGGCGCGCGGCGAGGAGGCCGACAAGATCCGCGGCTTCCGCCTCGACGCCGACCAGTATGTCACCAAGCCGTTCGGCCTCGTGGAGCTGCTGGAGCGCGTCCATGCGCTCCTGCGTCGCGCCGCGACGGCCGAGTCGCCGGGGGCGATCGAGCGGATCACCTTCGGCGATGTGGAGATTGTTCCAGCAGCGCACTCGGTGACACGAGCCGGTGAGGCGGTCACGCTCTCGCCCAAGGCCTTCGCGCTGCTGCTGGCTCTGGTGCGCCGCGAGGGAGCCGTCGCCCAGCGCTCGGTGCTGTTGCGCGAGGTCTGGGGCTATCAGGCGCTCGTGCTCTCTCGCACGGTGGATTCGCACGTCGCCGAACTCCGCCGGAAGCTGGAAGTCGACCCGGCCAACCCGCGCCACATCCACACCGTGTTCAAGACGGGATACCGTTTCACAGCCTGAACGTCTGCCGGTCCGCACAACTCCTGCACGACTCCCACACCGTAGCACCACCACGCAGAGCGCACCCCAGCGCACCATTCAATGCGTGTCCGCCGCACTCGCGCAGCGGACCAGTCACTGTCGTGGAGCGTCTCATGTCTTCGATCGCCTTTCCCGTTGCACTCGTCGGCTTCGCGCTGGTGGTGGGGGCCGCGCTTCCCGTGGTGGCCCAGCTTCCCACCGGGCAGCAGCTGGTGATCTCGCCGCAAGCTGCGGCGAAGTTCGTGAACGATGGCAAGACCGTATTCCTGCAGGTGGGAGAGAAGGGCAGCTACGACAAGGAGCATGTGCCGGGGGCGCAGTTCGTGAATATGCAGATCCTCGCCGCGCCGCGGACTCCGGGTGGACTGGCGCTGGAAGTTCCGCCGGTGGATTCACTCAAGGCCGCGATTGAGCGTCTCGGCATTTCCGACCAGTCGCGGGTGGTGGTGATGTTCAGCGACGAGTGGGGCACCCCATCCACTCGTCTGCTCTTTACCCTCGGCTACGCCGGCCTCGGCGCGAATGCATTCCTGATGGATGGCGGCGTCGAGGGATGGAAGCGTGCGGGCCTACCGCTCACCACCGCAGTGGTGGTGCCCAAGTCGGGCCACTTCACCCCCAGGCCGTTGCCGTCACTCATTGTCGATCACGCGTACGTCGAAGCGATGCGACCCACCGGCCGGGCCCGTCTCGTCGACGCGCGTGATTCCGTCTTCTTCTTCGGACCGTCCACCGACCGGGTCAAGGCGGGACACATCCCCGGCGCCGTCTCGCTTCCCTTCGGCACCTTCACCGACGATTCGATGCGGATCCTGCCGAAGGCCCGGATCGAACAGATCTTTGCCGCCGCCGGCATCGCACCAGGCGACACGGTCGTGGCGTACTGTCATATCGGTCAGCAGGGAACGATGGTGCTCTGGGCCGCGCGCATCGCCGGCCATCCGGTGAAGCTCTACGATGGCTCGATGAACGACTGGACCAATCGCAAACTGCCGCTCGACAGCACCGCGACTCCCGTCGCCAGGAAGGGGTGAGCGATGCGACAGATCCGACTGCTCGTCGGGGCGCTGCTGGCCGGTGTCGCTGCTGCCGGTGCGCAGCTCCCCACCGGTGAACAGCTGCTGGTCACCTCCGCGTGGTTGAGCGCGCACCTCAACGATCGCGACCTGGTGCTCCTGCATGTCGGTCGTCCGGAAGAGTATGCCACCGCTCATATCGCCGGGGCCCGCTTCGCCGAGCAGCGGGATTTCGCCTCGGACGAAATGCCGATGCTCGAGATGCTCCCCGAAGCGCAGTTGCGGCAGAACCTCGAACGGAATGGCATCGGCGACCAGACTCGGGTCGTGGTGGTCTTTGGTCCGGGTTCGGTCGACAATGCGACCCGGCTCTACTTCACGCTCGGGTATGCCGGACTCGGCACCCGCGCGCTCTTCCTCGACGGCGGGCTGGCGGCCTGGCAACGCGCCGGCAATCCGGTGACCGCGGTCGTGCCACCAGCTCCGACAGCGGCCCACTACACCGGCAAGATGCTCCCGGCCGCCGTCGTGAATTCGCAGCAGGTTGTTGCGCTGCAACACGCGGTGCAGCCCCGCCTTATCGATGCGCGCGCAAGCGTCTACTTCAGCGGACCGAAGACAGCAATGATGGCGCAGGGGCATATCCCCGGTGCGATCAATATTCCCTACAGCAGCCTGGTGGACGACGCCGAACAACTCCTGCCGCGCGCCGCACTGCTGGAGAAGTTCACCGCGGCGGGCGTGCGCCCGGGAGACAGTCTGGTGGTCTACTGCCACATCGGGCAGCAGGCCACGGTGGTATTGCTCGCAGCGCGGGTACTCGGACATCCGGTCCAGCTCTACGACGGCTCGTTCCACGACTGGTCCAATCGCAAACTCCCCACCGACAACGCTTCGGCCAGCGCGAAGCGCGCGCCGTGACTTTGCGTCGTCCCTACGCGGATCCGATCATCGCCGGCGTTCTGCTGGGCCTGGTCCTGCTCGTCACCCTGGTGGTGACGGGTCGCGGCCTCGGAGCGTCCGGTGCGTTCGCCAGCGCGGCTGCTGCCACCGTGCACGCGGTGGCGCCAGCGCACGCCCAGTCGGGTACCTACATCGCCGACCGGATCCCCGATGGCCCGGCGGGGCTGCTCGGAGACTGGCTGGTGGTGGAGTTGCTCGCCGTCGCGGTTGGTGCCTGGCTCTCGGCACGTTTCGCAGGCCGGCTTCGTGGCGCAGGAGCTGCGGGTGACCCGGACCAGAGTCGTTCTCGATTGCTTCGCGCCCTCTCGGGTGGCGCACTGATGGGCGCGGGCGCACGCCTCGCTCATGGCTGCACCAGTGGACTCGCGCTCACCGGTGGTGCGATGCTTTCGACCGGGGCATGGCTGTTCATCCCGGTGGCCTTCGGGAGTGCCTTTGCCGCCGCGTTCGTGATGCGACGCCTCGCCGCTTCGCGCGTGATCCCGTGATGGCGCCGCTTTTCGAGGTCGCTCCCGCCGTCACGGCCGTTCCTGTCGGGCTCGCCTTCGGCGCCGCCCTCGAACGGGCCGGCTTCGGTGTGCCACGCACCATCGCGGCGCAACTCGCCGGCCGCGACTTCACCGTGATGAAGGTGATGTTCTCGGCGATCATCACCGCGATGCTTGGTCTCTTCTGGGCCGGTCGATTCGGCTGGCTCGATCTCTCCCGGCTGGCGCTCCCGCCGACGGACCTGCAGCCACAGCTGATCGGCGCGGTGATCTTCGGGGCGGGCTTCGCCATCGCATCGCTCTGCCCAGGGACCGCGTGCGTTGCCGCCGGCACCGGTCGCCGTGACGGGCTCGCGACGATCGCCGGTCTCTTTGCTGGCACGCTCGTCACTGCCGAACTATGGCCGCTGCTCGGGCGCGTCGCCGAGAACAGACTCCGCGCCGATGCCACGCTGCCCCACGACCTGGGGCTCTCGAGCGGCGTGACCGTTGCCCTGCTGGTCCTGATCGCCTTTGGGGCGCTTGGTGTGGGCGGGTACATCGAACGACGCGTCGGGACCGAGCGCAATCCGGTACGACACAGCGCGCACGTGGTGCTGACCACGATCGCCGCGGTGCTGGCGCTGTTCGCGGCGGTGCCACTCGGTGCGGACGAGGCCCCGCGCACTGGCAGTTCGGTGAGCGACGTCGCGCCACTCGATCTCGCAAGGTGGATCCACGATCGTCGCGCCGGGCTGCGAGTCATCGAGGTGTCCGACCAGGTCGACACCATGCTTTACCAGATTCCCGGCGCCATTCACCTCGCGTCGACCGACGTCGACACACTGTCGTTCTCGCCCGACGAGACGATTGTGCTCTACAGCAAGGCGACAACACTCTCGAGTGATGCGCTCACGCGTCTGCAGCGTCGCGGGGCAATCGGCGCACGACAACTGCGCGGCGGACTCTCGGCCTGGGAACAGGAAGTGCTTTCGCCAGTGATTCCACCAGCCACGGACAGCGCCGGAAACGCGGACTTTGCACGGATCCGCAGCCTGAGCAACTATTTCGGTGGCCGACCGGTGGCGCAACGAATCCCGGGCGAAGGCCGGCGGCAGCGGCGGCGGAATACGTGCTGACAGAAGTCGAAGTCACCTCCGATCGCTGGTTCAGCGAGTGGCGCGGGCGTGAGCTGTCACGCGTGGATGCGGCCGGGCTCACCTATCTCGACTATGGCGGCGCGGCGCTGCACCCGGCGTCGCTCCTCCGCGATGACCTCGCCCGGCTCGATCGCACGGTGCTCGGCAATCCCCATTCGCAGCATGCCGCCTCACGCGGTGCCACGCATGATCTCGACGCTGCGCGCGAGGCAATCCTTGCCTTCCTCAACGCCGATCCGGACGAATACGCCGTGGTCCTGGTGGCGAATGCGTCGGCGGCGTGCCGCGTGGTGGGCGAAGCGTACCCGTTCGACGCAGCGACACCGCTGCTACTCACGGCCGACAACCACAATTCGGTCAACGGTATTCGCGAGTTCGCGACCGGGCGTGGTGCCCTGGTTACCACCATTCCACTCGATGATGAATTGCAGTTGCTGGATCCGGTAGAGGTACTGGCGCAGTCTAGCGGAGGGTATGGTGGCCTCCTCGGCTTTCCCGCGCAGTCGAACTTCTCGGGCGTGAGGCACTCCCTCGAACTCATCGACGTGGCACACCAGCTCGGCTATCGCGTGCTGCTCGATGCAGCCGCCTATCTGCCGACGATGTCACTCGATCTCTCGGCGGTTCGCCCCGACTTTGTGGTGCTCTCGATCTACAAGATTGCCGGTTACCCGGCGGGGCTTGGCGCGCTGGTGGCCCGTCGTGACGCTCTTGCTGCGTTGCAGCGCCCCTGGTTCGCTGGCGGCACAGTGGAGTGGGCATCCGTGCAGAGCGGCGTGCACCGGTTGCGCCACGGCGCCGAAGGCTTCGAGGATGGGACGCCGCCGTTTCTCGCGGCCGGGGCGGTGCCGCCGGCACTTGCGATGGTACGTGGGCTGCAACCGCGGCTGCGCCGTCAGCTCGCCTCGCTCACCACCAGTATGCTCGACGGTCTCGGCGCACTGCGGCACGAGAATGACGCACCGCGGGTGTCAATCCACGGCCCGCGCAGTTGCGCCGACCGCGGCGCCACGGTGGCGTTTACCCTGCTTGAGGCCACCGGCGACGTGGTGCCGTTCTGGGAAGTGGAAGCGAAGGCATCCGACGCGGGCCTGGCGCTGCGTGGCGGCTGCTTCTGCAATCCTGGATGTGCCGAGCGGGCGCTCGACTTTCCGACCGATGCCGCATCCCGCTTCGCGGCGATCGGGCCGGCCTTCGATTATCCCCACGCGGCCGCAGCGCTCGGTCGGCGCGCCGTCGGGGCGTTGCGCGCCTCGCTCGGCCTCGGCAGCGTGCAGCGCGATGTGGACCGGCTGATGGAGTTTCTGCGGAACTACGGGTGATGGGTGATGGGTGACGGGTCGGAGTGTCATCCTGCACTCCCCATCACCCGTGACCCATCACCCGTCCCCCTTCGACCTACTGCTGGCAGGCGCCGTGCGGGTCGGGCTTCGGCTTGTCGACCAGCGGACGATGGTCGAGGTTCGCGACGCGGGTGCCCATATCGGCCACGAAGCGTGCGACCCGGGCCATGTGGGTGTAGTTGATGTACTGCGGCTCGTCGGTCACCTGGTGATAGTCGGCGTGACCACCGGTGGTGAAGAAGATGATCGGAATGCCGTAGCGCGCGTACTCGTAGTGATCGCTGCGGCAATAGATGTTTTGCGGATGGCCGTCAGCGTCGAGTTCGTAGTCAAACTTCAATCCGTGCTTGCCCACCGTGTTGGTCTTCACCGCCAGATCGCCCAGTTCGGTGGAGAGGCGCCGCGAGCCGATCAGCTGCAGGTAGTCGGGACCGCCCGTGACCACGCCACCAGCCTTGCGCTGACCGGTGACATCGGTCGCGTCACCGCGCCCGATCATGTCGATGTTGAGCTGGGCGACGACCGATTCCCGCGGCACGGTCGGGTGATCGGTGAAGTACTGCGACCCGTAGAGTCCTTCCTCTTCACCCACGTGCCAGACAAAAAGGAGCGAGCGCTTCGGGCGAACCTTCAGGGAGGCGAAGTACTGCGCGATCTCCAGCACGCTCATCGACCCCGAACCGTCGTCGTCGGCACCGTTGTAGATCGAGTCGGGTCGCGCCGAGGCACCGTGGGTCTGTTTGCGGATCGCTGCGAGCGCGGCGTTGACCTTTGCAGCGTCGGCCGGCGTCAGGGTCGGCGGCGGATCATCCGCGCCGCTCTTCCGGAAGAGATGGTTCACGATGTACATCGAGTCGTGCGCGACCGGAGAGTTGTCGGTGCCGATGTGGTCGTTGTGCGCACCGATGGCGACGAATTCGTTGCGCAGGGCAGGGTCGGAGCCACGGAGGATGCCGACGACATTGCGGCCGGGGAACTGCATCGGGCGATTCGCGAATCGGAGGGTGCCGCTCACCGTCTTGCCCGCGGCGCCGAGGGTAGCCGACGCGACCGGTGCGCCGAGGAGCAGGTCGGCGACTCGCGTCGTGATGTAGGCGTAGCTCGGCGTCTCCGGGCCGCTACCATCGACGAAGGTCTGACTGGGGACCTTGTAGATCGCGAGCCCCTCGGGAGTAATCCGGTCGAGACCGACCACGAGGATTCCCGCGGCGGTGGCGTACTGGGCCGTGAGAGCGCCGCGGTTGGCGGTGCCGGGCGGGTTCCCCGGTACCGGCTGACCAGCAATGACCATCACGACCTTTCCGGCAGCCTGCGCCGCCGGGAGCATCGTCGCCGGGTCACCCACGGTGCCGCCAAATACGATCGCGGCTCCATCAATCGACCGGGCCTTCTCTCCCTGGTCGCGCGGGGCGTAGTCGGACCAGAGTGTGAGCCGGGTGCCATCGACGCTGATGGTGCTGGTGGTATCGAAGGTCCGGTCGTAGACCGGTATGGTCTGGAAGAAAGTGCCGTTATCGCCGGCCGGCTCGAAGCCGTACTTCCTGATCTCGCTCGCGATGTACTCGACGCCCTTGTAGTTCCCTTCCTCCCCGAGCAACCGGCCGCGCATCGAATCGTCGGCGAAGCGGTAGAGGCGGGTCATCAGGTCTGCGGAGGTGATTGCCGAAGTCGTGGGGCGCGGCGCAAGCTTTCTCGGGCGGCCGAGCGGGGTCCAGGGCGAGGGGGCCTGGGCGGCGAGGAGTGCCGGCGCGAAGAGCAGCAGCGCGGCAGTGAGGCGGTATGGGGTGTTTTTCATCCTGCGCACGACGGAAGGTACCGGGGTTCGGTTTCCTCAATAGCGTTCGAGGTCGTGCCCGATGACGGTTCGGCCGGTGAAGCCGCCGCGCCTCACACCAGCCAGCAATTCTGCGTCCGTCCCCTGCATCCGCACCAGGTGGTGGAGGATCAGCAACTTCGGCTGCGCGACCGCGGCGAGCCGCCCGACCTCGACATCCGATGTGTGGAAGGCGCGCATGTACGCCGGCCACGACTCCCCGCCGGGCCGCTTCTCAGGTGCCAGCCGCACTTCGGGGTAGGCCTCATGGACGAGAATGTCGGCGCCGCGCGTGGCGGCCTGGAGCGCCGCACTGTAGCGCGTGTCGCCCGATATCACGATGACGCGCCCCGGGGTCTCGATCCGGAAACCATAGGCCTCGGGCCAGTCACCATGCTCGACCGGAATGGCGATGATGCGAACGCCGGCACTGTCGTAGAGCACCCGCGTGCTGATTTCGTGGACATCGAGGCGATAGCCACCAGGCGCCTCCTGTTCGAGGCCGTGCTCGCGGATATCGATGTCATCTTTCCACGCCGCGACAAGATGATCGGTCATCGCCTGCAATCCGTGTGGTCCGAATGCCACCATCGGAGTGCGCCGCCCCATCACCCACGAGGTCAGCATCAGGTCGGGGAGACCTAGTGTGTGATCGCTGTGGAGGTGAGTGATGAACAGCGCCGTCACACCATTGATCGGGAGCTTTGCGGCGGCCAGCTGGCGCATCACGCCGGCACCGGCATCGAAGAGAAAGGTCCGCGTTCCTACCACGACCGCGGTTGCCGGCCCGGATGCCTCCGGGTTGGGCCGCGGCATCCCGGTACCGAGGAGCACGAGCGAGGTTCC of Gemmatimonadota bacterium contains these proteins:
- a CDS encoding YeeE/YedE thiosulfate transporter family protein, whose product is MAPLFEVAPAVTAVPVGLAFGAALERAGFGVPRTIAAQLAGRDFTVMKVMFSAIITAMLGLFWAGRFGWLDLSRLALPPTDLQPQLIGAVIFGAGFAIASLCPGTACVAAGTGRRDGLATIAGLFAGTLVTAELWPLLGRVAENRLRADATLPHDLGLSSGVTVALLVLIAFGALGVGGYIERRVGTERNPVRHSAHVVLTTIAAVLALFAAVPLGADEAPRTGSSVSDVAPLDLARWIHDRRAGLRVIEVSDQVDTMLYQIPGAIHLASTDVDTLSFSPDETIVLYSKATTLSSDALTRLQRRGAIGARQLRGGLSAWEQEVLSPVIPPATDSAGNADFARIRSLSNYFGGRPVAQRIPGEGRRQRRRNTC
- a CDS encoding rhodanese-like domain-containing protein, with amino-acid sequence MRQIRLLVGALLAGVAAAGAQLPTGEQLLVTSAWLSAHLNDRDLVLLHVGRPEEYATAHIAGARFAEQRDFASDEMPMLEMLPEAQLRQNLERNGIGDQTRVVVVFGPGSVDNATRLYFTLGYAGLGTRALFLDGGLAAWQRAGNPVTAVVPPAPTAAHYTGKMLPAAVVNSQQVVALQHAVQPRLIDARASVYFSGPKTAMMAQGHIPGAINIPYSSLVDDAEQLLPRAALLEKFTAAGVRPGDSLVVYCHIGQQATVVLLAARVLGHPVQLYDGSFHDWSNRKLPTDNASASAKRAP
- a CDS encoding rhodanese-like domain-containing protein gives rise to the protein MSSIAFPVALVGFALVVGAALPVVAQLPTGQQLVISPQAAAKFVNDGKTVFLQVGEKGSYDKEHVPGAQFVNMQILAAPRTPGGLALEVPPVDSLKAAIERLGISDQSRVVVMFSDEWGTPSTRLLFTLGYAGLGANAFLMDGGVEGWKRAGLPLTTAVVVPKSGHFTPRPLPSLIVDHAYVEAMRPTGRARLVDARDSVFFFGPSTDRVKAGHIPGAVSLPFGTFTDDSMRILPKARIEQIFAAAGIAPGDTVVAYCHIGQQGTMVLWAARIAGHPVKLYDGSMNDWTNRKLPLDSTATPVARKG
- a CDS encoding YeeE/YedE thiosulfate transporter family protein encodes the protein MTLRRPYADPIIAGVLLGLVLLVTLVVTGRGLGASGAFASAAAATVHAVAPAHAQSGTYIADRIPDGPAGLLGDWLVVELLAVAVGAWLSARFAGRLRGAGAAGDPDQSRSRLLRALSGGALMGAGARLAHGCTSGLALTGGAMLSTGAWLFIPVAFGSAFAAAFVMRRLAASRVIP
- a CDS encoding M28 family peptidase, producing the protein MKNTPYRLTAALLLFAPALLAAQAPSPWTPLGRPRKLAPRPTTSAITSADLMTRLYRFADDSMRGRLLGEEGNYKGVEYIASEIRKYGFEPAGDNGTFFQTIPVYDRTFDTTSTISVDGTRLTLWSDYAPRDQGEKARSIDGAAIVFGGTVGDPATMLPAAQAAGKVVMVIAGQPVPGNPPGTANRGALTAQYATAAGILVVGLDRITPEGLAIYKVPSQTFVDGSGPETPSYAYITTRVADLLLGAPVASATLGAAGKTVSGTLRFANRPMQFPGRNVVGILRGSDPALRNEFVAIGAHNDHIGTDNSPVAHDSMYIVNHLFRKSGADDPPPTLTPADAAKVNAALAAIRKQTHGASARPDSIYNGADDDGSGSMSVLEIAQYFASLKVRPKRSLLFVWHVGEEEGLYGSQYFTDHPTVPRESVVAQLNIDMIGRGDATDVTGQRKAGGVVTGGPDYLQLIGSRRLSTELGDLAVKTNTVGKHGLKFDYELDADGHPQNIYCRSDHYEYARYGIPIIFFTTGGHADYHQVTDEPQYINYTHMARVARFVADMGTRVANLDHRPLVDKPKPDPHGACQQ
- a CDS encoding response regulator transcription factor, encoding MSRILVVEDQRELAELLAQNLGMEGFDVRTVADGREVVPLVRAWRPHLVILDLMLPGIDGFEVLRALRGIHRHLPVIILSARGEEADKIRGFRLDADQYVTKPFGLVELLERVHALLRRAATAESPGAIERITFGDVEIVPAAHSVTRAGEAVTLSPKAFALLLALVRREGAVAQRSVLLREVWGYQALVLSRTVDSHVAELRRKLEVDPANPRHIHTVFKTGYRFTA
- a CDS encoding aminotransferase class V-fold PLP-dependent enzyme; this translates as MLTEVEVTSDRWFSEWRGRELSRVDAAGLTYLDYGGAALHPASLLRDDLARLDRTVLGNPHSQHAASRGATHDLDAAREAILAFLNADPDEYAVVLVANASAACRVVGEAYPFDAATPLLLTADNHNSVNGIREFATGRGALVTTIPLDDELQLLDPVEVLAQSSGGYGGLLGFPAQSNFSGVRHSLELIDVAHQLGYRVLLDAAAYLPTMSLDLSAVRPDFVVLSIYKIAGYPAGLGALVARRDALAALQRPWFAGGTVEWASVQSGVHRLRHGAEGFEDGTPPFLAAGAVPPALAMVRGLQPRLRRQLASLTTSMLDGLGALRHENDAPRVSIHGPRSCADRGATVAFTLLEATGDVVPFWEVEAKASDAGLALRGGCFCNPGCAERALDFPTDAASRFAAIGPAFDYPHAAAALGRRAVGALRASLGLGSVQRDVDRLMEFLRNYG
- a CDS encoding MBL fold metallo-hydrolase, whose amino-acid sequence is MLHLLCQLAASGTSLVLLGTGMPRPNPEASGPATAVVVGTRTFLFDAGAGVMRQLAAAKLPINGVTALFITHLHSDHTLGLPDLMLTSWVMGRRTPMVAFGPHGLQAMTDHLVAAWKDDIDIREHGLEQEAPGGYRLDVHEISTRVLYDSAGVRIIAIPVEHGDWPEAYGFRIETPGRVIVISGDTRYSAALQAATRGADILVHEAYPEVRLAPEKRPGGESWPAYMRAFHTSDVEVGRLAAVAQPKLLILHHLVRMQGTDAELLAGVRRGGFTGRTVIGHDLERY